The Mangrovibacterium diazotrophicum DNA window CTACCGGCAGGTGACGCAAGTGTTACCCGCAAAGTAACGGCGCAGGGAAAATATTGGCGTGTGCAATACAAAAAGGGACGGAAAACAATCTCGAAAGGTGTTTGGGCTCCGGCAGAAACCATTTCGATGGCGCAACAGGATGTAGTAGCTACACGCCAAACTGAAACATACCAAAAGAAACGGGTCGCAGATTTGCAACGTCGCGAAAAAAAGCAGCAAGTGTACGAGGGCGAATTCCTGTCGGCTGTGGAGCAGTACCTCAATTTTCACCCCGAGTATAAAGAAGCGGAACGGTTGATGGCTTTGGCGATTACCGAACATGCCACGCCAGTGGGCAGCGGCACCGTTGCCCGCACACAAATGATTCCGTTGGAGGAACGTGCTGCCAAAGCCGTGATTGCCTGGATGCGCCACCAAACAACAGCCTACGATAACATGAAAATCGCCCGCATAAAAGGCGAACGACGGGCTGTTCGCAGAGATTTGGCGAAACAGTCTGTAGAACTTTTGAAAGCTTACCGGAAAGGAATGGCACTTGCCGAAAACTGTCCTTTACGATCGGCTCTTCGAAAACAAACAAAAGAAAAGTCAGCTACTTTGAATAATCAACCACCGATAAAAACGACACTTTAATGAGTAATTTATGCCCGTGCGGCTCTCAAAAAGAGGCTGAACAATGTTGTTTGCCAATTATTTACGGGAAAAGAGATGCCGAAACAGCCCTGCAGCTGATGCGTTCGCGCTACACGGCCTTTACGAGAGCCGATGGAGCTTACCTGATGCGCAGTCATCACAGTGCAACACGGCCGGTAAAAGACCGGAAGAACATCGAAAACTGGGCTCGTTCGGTGGAGTGGATGGGGCTGGTGATTCTCGGTACAAAAGCAGGCGAAGCCCCCGACAATACTGGCTATGTCGAATTCCGGGCACTTTACCTGGAGCAAGGTGTCCTGCACGAGATTCATGAAAAATCGCTTTTCAAACGCGAAAACGGGAAGTGGGTTTATCACTCCGGTGAGCACTTCTAGAAACGAAAAAAGCAGATCAAATTTGACCTGCTTTCAAAATATAGATTGATGTAACGTTAGAGTTTCTGGCTGATTTTTTCTTCCAGTTTAATAATGTCAGCCGCAAATTTCCGAATACCTTCGGCCAGTTTTTCGGTAGCCATAGCATCTTCATTCATCATCCAGCGGAATGCCTTTTCGTCCAGCGAAATCTTCGGTTGATCGTAACCACCCAAATCATCAGCGTTCAGTTTTTGCTCCAATGTACCATCCATTTCAGCCAATTCTTTCAACAGATTCGGCGAAATGGTCAGCAAATCGCAACCGGCAAGCTCCGTGATTTCGCCCGCTTTACGGAAGCTGGCACCCATCACTTCAGTTTTATAGCCGTATTTTTTGTAGTATTTATAAATTTCGGTCACCGATTCCACGCCCGGATCTTCACTGACAGGAATATCATCAACACCACGATCTTTTTTATACCAGTCGTAAATACGTCCAACGAAAGGAGAGATCAGCTGTACTTTTGCTTCGGCACAGGCAATGGCTTGAGCCATGCTGAATAACAAAGTCAGGTTACAGTGAATGCCTTCTTTTTCGAGGATTTCAGCTGCTTTAATACCTTCCCAGGTCGAAGCGATCTTAATCAGGATTTTCTCCTTTGGGATACCTTCGTCTGCATATAATTTGATCAATTGGTGTGCTTTGTTCACGGTTGCTTCCGTATCGAACGACAGACGGGCATCCACCTCTGTCGAAACACGTAGCGGAACAATTTTCAATATTTCGGTACCAAAATTCACAGATAATTTGTCCATGCAAAGGCTCAGCTGCTCTTCCTTCGAGCCTCCTTTGGCCTTGGCATATGCCACCGCCTGATCAATCAGGTGTTGGTATTTGGCGTCTCCGGTTGCCGCAAAAATCAGCGAAGGGTTTGTCGTGGCATCGCGCGGAGTAAATTTTTTCATCGATTCAAAATCGCCAGTATCGGCAACTACTACAGTCATTGTTTTTAATTGATCAAGCAAACTCATAATCGTATAATTTTTAAGTTCGATCATATAAACAGAGCAGAAGCCAGAGAGTTTATGCAATCGATTGCTTTTAAGTAAAGTTAACATGAAGATTCGAATAAGCCGCAATGAAAAATCAATCCAATACTCAGTCGTTTACCCGTTTATAGAGAAATTGCGGCATTCTCGAAAAATGTAGATTTTTTTGCAATACCATAGCTGTTGCAAAGGGGTGGCTCAGGATAAATTTCACTACGGGCAAAACTGTTCTGTTATTTGTGCGGAACTGAATTCTCATTTTTTTAAGAAGAATTGATTGATGCGAATTCCATTTTCGGCTCAAAAAACAAGAGAACAATTTATGGATATGTTTTGCCAGCAGTCGACCGGATACATGGAAAGCAAGTGCATTTTATCTTCATTTCACATCTTGTTGTCAGAGAAAGCGTTCAATAAAAAATGATGAATCTTGGGCCTTTTCAGTAAACAAAAGGCATTCGAGAACGTTCAAAAAGTGAAATTTTGTAAGGTGAACGCAAAAACTGCTGACTGCCGAGTAACAAAGAGCAGGACAATATATTCAATCAAAATACGCCAAAATGCTTAGTACGAAAGAAAAATCAGTACACATTAATATTGAATCAAATTATTATGGCTCAATCGCTGAAATCGGGGGCGGACAGGAAACAGCCCGACACCTTTTTCAGGCTGGTGGGGCATCAAATACGGTTGCCAAAACCATTTCCGCTTACGATAAAAGCTTTAGCGACCATTTTTATAACAATGGTCAGCCATCCCGTTACGTGGCCGAGGATCGTGTGAAAAAGATGGTGGAATACGAGTATATGGAATTGCTGAAAATTCTGGATGAAAAGATCAACCAGAAATTCTTCGCTTTCGCCAATACCGTTGAAACCCTTAATTACACGAAGACAAATCAGGGAAGTGGCTGGTTGGGAATTGCACTTGAAGGAACTGATCGATACAATCCCAATAAAATATTCATTCACGTTAAACTGCATGAACGCGACACTTTGTTACAGCAATATTCTCTGGGAGACCTGGGGATTAACCTGATTTACGGTGCGCTGTTTCAATGGGAAGATCCCCGAAAAATCCTACTGCAATTGCTTGATAACCTGGATGCCGAAAGGGTAGAGGTTGACTACATTTACGTAGAAGGTCCGGATTTAACCTGGGTCGATAACCGCATTCTGAACCTGATGTTGGTCAGCAACAATATGACACCGGCGATCATGTTCGATCCGCAGGGAAACGTGCAGCAACCCGGCGATATGCTCTACAAGAAGAATGTGCTGCTAATGCGCGGCTATTTCCGGCCGGTAAACAACCTGGTGATCGAATTCCTGGAGAATAGTCTGGAAGTATTTAAGCGCGACGAGGATTACAAACCCGATAACACCATCGCATTCTGCGAAATATCGCTCAACAACCTGATGCACGACCGTAAAGTTGACGAATCGGATTTTCTGCACCGCGTCGATCTGCTGAACATGGTCGGACAAAGTGTAATGGTTTCGAATTTCAGCCGCTATTTCGAATTGGTGAATTATTTCGGGCAGTTTAAAATGATCAAATTGCGTGTGATCATGGGGATGCCAACCTTCGACCTGATTCTGGATGAATCACTCTATCCCGATTTGCGGGGAGGCTTGCTGGAATCGGTCGGTAAACTGTTCCACAACAACGTAAAACTGTACTTATTCCCCTACATCGATACCAAAAGCGGGCGGGTCATTTCTCCGGATACCGATCACTTTGAAGGATCCAAAAAACTACTTTGGCAGTACCTGAATGAAACCAAAAAAATATTGATGCTTGAACTCAAATCGGAAGATCTGATCAAGCAAACAACAGAACAACTTCGTGATTTGATTCGAAACGGCGATCCCCGGTTAAAAAGCTTGCTGCCGGAAAAGGTTTATTCTCACATCCAAGAAAACAAGCTGTTCGACTACAATTGCAATAACAGTCAACAAACAGATTTAATCTGATAATTAAAGAGAAAGATACTTAGAGGCGCGGTTACGACTGCGCCTTTTGTTTTTGTTTGCCGTCCGTCTTTTTTGCAATACCAATCTGGTTTACAACGCGTTTGCTATTTCACAACCAGCATTGATTTGATCCGTTCTAAAATCATCTAATTATTTCTCTGAATGTTTTAGCCAGGCCTGAACCATGCGCAGTTCCCCAAAGCTGAATTCATTGTCCAGCGCGGTTCTGGCTTCGGTCAGGCTGCTATCGGGATGTTCGAGCATATAGTTTTCAATTTTGTCAATCTTTTGGGGATCGATCAATCGACTCAGTTCCAGCTCTCCGGTTTCGATGTAGTGAGCGAGATGTCCCTCGATGGTACTAACGGCCATATTGCGCTCGGTGGCAATGCGGTCAACGCTTTGTCCTTCGAGGAAAAGCTGGTAGCTTATTTCGTGCGACGGCTGCTTCGGCTTTTGCGTTTCTGTTTCCAGTTGCGTCTGAACCTCAATATTGAGTTTGCTGTCGCGGGCATAATCGGCAATAAGTTTCAGAATATCGCTGCCATATTGTTTCACGGTTTTCTTACCGACCCCCTTAATTTCCAATAATCCTTTGGGTGTGATCGGTAATTCGTTTACAATCGAAACCAACGCTTTGGTCGTGAGAACCTGGTAAACGAGCAAATCCCGCTCTTCGGCCATCTCACGCCGCCAAACCGAAAGTCTCCGGTACAGTTCGGGATGCCTGCTACCGACTCCGCCTTGACTCGCTGTAGCTTCCCGTTCCTGCTTTGGCACACTCAGCAAGGCCTTCGCACGGGCTGGCAGGTATTCCTGCACATTCAAACCGTTCTGGCACAATTGCCAGCAAGCCAGTTTGACATACAGAATTTCATTCATCTTGTTCAGCCGTTCCCGGATGTCTTTTTTTAGGGCATGGTTGTCGGTTTCAAACGAAGCCTCGTCAAGCGCTTGCTGCCATTCTTTTTTGAGCTTGTCATAGAAATAATGGCTGGCCTTTTTGAGGCGTTCCTGCAGTTCCGTATTATGCTCCACATCGTCAGCTCGCGATGCCAGACTGTGCACCTGACGCATGAACTTGGCCGACAGCGGAATCAACTCATTCGTACACTGCGACGAGATTGCTGTCAGCTTTTCGCCAATTGTTCCAAGCACCGATCCCGCATTCTCACTGAAAATCTTCACTGCTTGCCGAACCTGGTATTCATAGGTTTTAAAGTTGAACAATTCTTCCAGCAAAGCAAGCTGATAGGCCTTTTGCGATTGTTGCAGGTCTTTTTGTTCGGGCTGATTGTCGGCCATGCGGCTATTGAAACCATTCACTTCGCGGTCGCAAATCACGGCCTTATCTGATAGTGGACTGCTCAATACCAGCCCCTCCATGCTTTTGCAGCGACTCAGGGCGACATAGGTTTGTCCGTGCGCAAAAGCAGCTTGTGCATCAATAATAGCCCGCTCAAATGTCAATCCCTGGCTTTTGTGGATGGTAATGGCCCAGGCAGGTCTCAGCGGGTATTGCAGAAAAGAGCCTTCAATTTTTTCCTCCAGCTCTTTCGTATCTTCATTCAGCACATATTTCACATTGTTCCAAAGCTCCTTATCCACCGGAATGGCCGCAAAATCACCCGGACAACGCACAATGATCAGATCTTCCTCAAAAGCTTCCACCGTGCCGATTTTGCCGTTGAAATAAAGCTTGTCCTGCGAGCTGTCGTTTTTCACGAACATCACCTGTGCACCTTCTTTCAGCACCAGCTTTTCAGCAGTCGGGTAGGCATGCTCCGGAAAAACACCTTCAACTTCGGCCTTAAATTCGTGTGGCGAAGCAGTCAGCTTGTCCATTTCGCGGCCATTGACCTCGTCGGCAACAGAATTGTGGGTCGTGAGGTGAATATAACCTTCTTCCTTTTTCGGGCTGAAGCCGGGCTGGTAGCGCCTGTTCAGAATTTCGAGCGATTGCGATGTAAGCTTATCTTCGCGAATCTCATTCAGAATTTGAATAAAGGCATCATCCGACTGCCTGAAGATTTTCTTTAACTCGATGCTGATAACCTGCGCCTGCTGAAAGGCTTTGCTGCCAAAGAAGAACAGGCTGTTGTAGTGTGATCGCAACAGGCTCCACTCATCGTTGCGGACAACCGGAGCCAGCTGCTGCAGGTCGCCAATCATGAGGAGTTGCACGCCTCCAAAAGGCTGAAATCGGTTGCGGTATTTCCGCAGCACTCGGTCGATGCCGTCCAACAAATCGGCACGCACCATACTGATTTCGTCAATGATCAGCAGGTCGAGTGAGCGGATGATATCAATTTTGCGCTTGGTAAACTTGTGACTGTTGTGTTCTTTCCCTTCTTCAGCGCCTTCCGGAACCGGTAAAATGGGCCCAAAAGCCAGCTGGAAAAAGGAGTGAATGGTCACCCCGCCGGCATTGATTGCGGCCACACCCGTTGGAGCCACAACAACCGAACGTTTCCAACCCAGTGATTTCAGACGTTTCAGGAAGGTTGTTTTTCCCGTTCCCGCCTTCCCGGTCAGAAAGATGTTCCGGTCGGTCAAGTTGACGAAGTTCCAGGCTAGTTCCAGTTCTTTGTTGGTTTCCATGTACTTGTATTTTCGAGCGCTTTCGAGGATTTCTATTGAGCCGCTAATTTACAAAATATCAACCGGAATGCTTGAAAGGAAACAAGTAGATAGAAGATGAAAATAAAATACTTGCTTGTCTTAAAATATTATTGTAATTTGCTAAATAGAAATTGCGACCTCATCTGTTTAAAGATCAACTCTCTGTGTCCATTCTTTCTGAATGACGATTACCATAAGTTTTCAAGCACTGCTAGTTAATTAATCAATACTAGTATTTTCTGTTCTGACTTAACTACCATGTTGGAGCAATAGAGTCGTGCTTCTTTGTCGTAACCCTTGTTCGAAATGAAAAAGATAGCAGCCAAACGCTTAGGCATCCTGTCTACCAGTACCATCGTTGTTGTCGTTGCGATGTTCTTGTATTATTTCTACACGGATCGGGTAAAAGAAACCCGGGTGAAGA harbors:
- the tal gene encoding transaldolase; the protein is MLTLLKSNRLHKLSGFCSVYMIELKNYTIMSLLDQLKTMTVVVADTGDFESMKKFTPRDATTNPSLIFAATGDAKYQHLIDQAVAYAKAKGGSKEEQLSLCMDKLSVNFGTEILKIVPLRVSTEVDARLSFDTEATVNKAHQLIKLYADEGIPKEKILIKIASTWEGIKAAEILEKEGIHCNLTLLFSMAQAIACAEAKVQLISPFVGRIYDWYKKDRGVDDIPVSEDPGVESVTEIYKYYKKYGYKTEVMGASFRKAGEITELAGCDLLTISPNLLKELAEMDGTLEQKLNADDLGGYDQPKISLDEKAFRWMMNEDAMATEKLAEGIRKFAADIIKLEEKISQKL
- a CDS encoding YchJ family protein — protein: MSNLCPCGSQKEAEQCCLPIIYGKRDAETALQLMRSRYTAFTRADGAYLMRSHHSATRPVKDRKNIENWARSVEWMGLVILGTKAGEAPDNTGYVEFRALYLEQGVLHEIHEKSLFKRENGKWVYHSGEHF
- a CDS encoding helix-turn-helix domain-containing protein, which encodes METNKELELAWNFVNLTDRNIFLTGKAGTGKTTFLKRLKSLGWKRSVVVAPTGVAAINAGGVTIHSFFQLAFGPILPVPEGAEEGKEHNSHKFTKRKIDIIRSLDLLIIDEISMVRADLLDGIDRVLRKYRNRFQPFGGVQLLMIGDLQQLAPVVRNDEWSLLRSHYNSLFFFGSKAFQQAQVISIELKKIFRQSDDAFIQILNEIREDKLTSQSLEILNRRYQPGFSPKKEEGYIHLTTHNSVADEVNGREMDKLTASPHEFKAEVEGVFPEHAYPTAEKLVLKEGAQVMFVKNDSSQDKLYFNGKIGTVEAFEEDLIIVRCPGDFAAIPVDKELWNNVKYVLNEDTKELEEKIEGSFLQYPLRPAWAITIHKSQGLTFERAIIDAQAAFAHGQTYVALSRCKSMEGLVLSSPLSDKAVICDREVNGFNSRMADNQPEQKDLQQSQKAYQLALLEELFNFKTYEYQVRQAVKIFSENAGSVLGTIGEKLTAISSQCTNELIPLSAKFMRQVHSLASRADDVEHNTELQERLKKASHYFYDKLKKEWQQALDEASFETDNHALKKDIRERLNKMNEILYVKLACWQLCQNGLNVQEYLPARAKALLSVPKQEREATASQGGVGSRHPELYRRLSVWRREMAEERDLLVYQVLTTKALVSIVNELPITPKGLLEIKGVGKKTVKQYGSDILKLIADYARDSKLNIEVQTQLETETQKPKQPSHEISYQLFLEGQSVDRIATERNMAVSTIEGHLAHYIETGELELSRLIDPQKIDKIENYMLEHPDSSLTEARTALDNEFSFGELRMVQAWLKHSEK
- a CDS encoding TonB-dependent receptor, with the translated sequence MLSTKEKSVHINIESNYYGSIAEIGGGQETARHLFQAGGASNTVAKTISAYDKSFSDHFYNNGQPSRYVAEDRVKKMVEYEYMELLKILDEKINQKFFAFANTVETLNYTKTNQGSGWLGIALEGTDRYNPNKIFIHVKLHERDTLLQQYSLGDLGINLIYGALFQWEDPRKILLQLLDNLDAERVEVDYIYVEGPDLTWVDNRILNLMLVSNNMTPAIMFDPQGNVQQPGDMLYKKNVLLMRGYFRPVNNLVIEFLENSLEVFKRDEDYKPDNTIAFCEISLNNLMHDRKVDESDFLHRVDLLNMVGQSVMVSNFSRYFELVNYFGQFKMIKLRVIMGMPTFDLILDESLYPDLRGGLLESVGKLFHNNVKLYLFPYIDTKSGRVISPDTDHFEGSKKLLWQYLNETKKILMLELKSEDLIKQTTEQLRDLIRNGDPRLKSLLPEKVYSHIQENKLFDYNCNNSQQTDLI
- a CDS encoding DUF2293 domain-containing protein, translating into MISKEKQIQIVSPGPNGQLLNEYGMPVKPPAGWNFLPAGDASVTRKVTAQGKYWRVQYKKGRKTISKGVWAPAETISMAQQDVVATRQTETYQKKRVADLQRREKKQQVYEGEFLSAVEQYLNFHPEYKEAERLMALAITEHATPVGSGTVARTQMIPLEERAAKAVIAWMRHQTTAYDNMKIARIKGERRAVRRDLAKQSVELLKAYRKGMALAENCPLRSALRKQTKEKSATLNNQPPIKTTL